The nucleotide sequence AGGCCCCACCAAGCTCTGCCTGTCCTCtcactggggggaggggggatgttTGCTTTCCGGTCTGTGCAGGCCTCTCGTGGGCCCTTTTCCAGAGTCTTAGCGCCAGGTTAGGGAGATGACCTCTGGCCTCTCTGGGCTGGCCCTGCCTCTGCCCTCTGGTCCTCAGAGCTGCTGCTTGGGCACCTCCTCCCAGTGAACTCTGGGAGCTCTGAGGTGGCTCGGCCCCCCAAGGTCCTCCCCTGGCTTCCATTTGGGAGCTCAGTCCCATGAGTGCCCAGCGGCTGCACCTGGTCCAGCAACATCTGTGCCCCCGAGAGGTAAGTGGGCCAGGGAGGGCCGAGCGCCAGAAGGCCAGAGTGCCGGGCAGGCCCTGCTCCTGCGGAAGCAGCCCCACCAAGCTGAGCACGGCAGGAGCTCGCTGTCCTCAGAGAAGGCCCGATGGGAGCCGAGAAGAGGCCGGCCCGCCTTCTATTTCTAATCAGGGAGGTCCATCCCATTGATACGGCGCTCTGTGAGGCTGGAGCCatcattacccccattttacagatgaggaaacagaggctccgAGGTTGGGTCCTGGTTCTGAGCCTAAGACTACACAGCCCCGCTGGCTGGGAGCTCGGGAGGAGATCCACTGCACAAGCAAACCCACCAGGCCTGAGCCCTGAGAAGCCTCCACTGTCTGTTTTCTCATCGCTGGGTCTGAGCGCCCTAAAGAAAACAGGACAAGTCGGggcatttgttttctctctaaaGAGTTGCCCAATCGTGGCTCTCGGCAAACATCCCCCTGACGGGGCTGGGAGCGGGCCAAAGGCCGGGCGGGCAGGCGTCCAGGCTGCACCCTACAGCCCTTTCTCACCCCGCAGAGAGGAGGCATGGAGGCGGTGAGCAGCCCACTGACCACCCACGTGCTGGACACGGCCTCGGGTCTGCCGGCCCGGGGCCTCTGCCTTCGCCTTTTCAGGCTGGGAGACAGTAACCAGCAATGGACGGAGCTGAGGAAAAGGTAAGGGGGGTGAGAGGCCCAGCTGCCCTGCACTGTGAGGAGGGGGACGGGCAGGGAAGGAAGGCAAGGAAGGCTCCAAGGGGATGCGGatccccctttcctcctccctggctTTCTCCTAGGCTCCCCAGGGGTGCAGGCTGAGTCTATAGAGGCCTTAATGGGGGCTCGAGGCCTACATTCTCCCTTTTTCCCCACTGGGGCAAGGGTCAGGCCTGGGAGGGGATGGACCATCAGTGGCCTCCATGGGGGCTCTGTGGTCAGTTTTGTTCCAGGCCTAGGCCCAGCGAGGTGAGCTCCTAGCTCGAGATTCACACCCAGGACCTAACCCACTGCATCCCACTGGCCTCTCTCCATCAGGCCCATCTCATTAAAGCTGCTGGTCTCCCTCTAGAGGTCACTTCTTATAGgctgggggcgggggtggggggtgggatggCCAGAGGAAGCTGGAGCTCTGGTAGTCCTGCAGGGATGGGACTGGCCCAGGCAGGGAGATGGCAGACCATGCTCCTTCGGGCAAGGACTCGGGTTCTGACCCTCTGGTTCTAGGCTGAGGTTTGCCATGTTGGCAAAGAGAAGAACAGCTCCATTTGGGTCTCAAATGATTCACCATTTTTTGAATGCTTTGGGGTTGGCTCCACTATGAAGGGCTGGGCAGCTCCaggagcgccaggcctggaggcaggaggacctggattcagatctgccCTTAGACACCTTCtgactgtgagaccctgggcaggtcacttcaccctgtttgcctagcctctgccttctgtcttagagttgttattaacacagaaagtaagagctgaaaaagaaaagCGACAGGCTGACATATCCATCACAGTTTTTGGTGATCTCTACTTCAGGGCTGAAGAAGTTCAGCCTAACTAACATATAGCATCCCCtctggcacctgccaggccagggGAGATGGAGGAGGGAGGCCCCCAAAAGCCTCCACTGCCTCCCAGCCCACTTCCCCAAGGTCCTCTGAGCTGCTCAGGCCTGGGCTGGAGGGGATGGAGCTCCCacttcctgatcccaggccttctcccttctccagttACACCAATGCGGATGGCCGCTGCCCTGGACTTCTGACTCCTGATCAAATGAAGGCTGGAACCTACAAGCTGTTCTTTGACACAGAAGGCTACTGGAACAAGATGGGACAGACCAGTTTCTACCCCTATGTGGAGGTAAAAGCTCACGAGGGGCAGGGATGGCTCCAGGCTCAGCTCTGCAGTCATGTCATAGCTGGCCTTTACCCAGATGATCTCagtttatcctcacagcaacccccGAGGGAGGTGCTATTAAAGGTGCTATTATAATGCCcgtttaacagatgaggaaactgaaacaaacagaggttaaatgacttgcccagggctgtgcagttagtaaatgtctgaggcaggattttaactcaggtcttcttgtctcttGTCCagttgtcccccccccccacagtgCCCACTTGCTACAGCTGGCCCATGATAATATGATCTACCCTGAATGTATCTGTTCTCCCAGACCTGGGACCCTCCTCCAGGCTTGCCTGTCCTGAGGGACTTGCCTCAGTGTACCTAATGGACTGTAAGCCTTCCTTTTCAAgtgagaaagcaaaacaaaatgtgTATCATGGGCAGAAGGAATGTGCCTGTCAGAGCATCACTGCTGGGGCGCCAGGACCCAGCTAGGCTGGTAGTCATCCCGCCCCCGCAGGGCAGGCCCTGCCCTCTGCTGACTCATTCTGCCCTTGAAGGCTATGGCGGCCCCTCTCCTCCAAGCGGGGCTCCTCCAGGCGGCCTGGCCTCGCCTTGGGGGTCTGGGCTCACCTACCTGTGTCCCGCCCGCCCACTGCTTCTCTCTCTCAGGTCGTTTTCAGCATCACAAACGAGGCCCAAAAGTTCCACGTGCCCTTGCTGCTGAGTCCGTTCTCCTACACCACCTACAGAGGGAGCTAGACAGCCAAGAACCAGAGACACAAGTGAGCGGCCGACCAACTGAGGGGCTCCTTTTCCCACTCGGTCACTTCCCAGGATGCTGCTGAGATCAATAAATTGTGTGCTGGCGTCAGCAGGTGGCTCGCTCCTTCACTGCCTCccgggggttggggagggggtccTAGGAAAGCAGGGAAGGCTGGCTCTGCCCCCAGGAGTCAGGCCGGAGGGTTGAGGAGGCTGTGGGGCAAGAGGAGTGAGTGGGCCTGGGAAAGGTATGCGGGGAGGCCAGGGATGGAGAGGGTGGGGGGGAGATCCGGAGGAGGGCAGACCCTGATTCTCGGAGAGGGACCGGCCACCAAGAAAACACAGTATAGCTTCTCCCCTACGCCTGGGCCCGCTTTAATGCCGCCTTGAAACAGAGGACAAGGCGAGGAGGCGAATTGTTAAAATGTCATCTGCTGAGGAGTTTATAAAAATAACTGTCCTTAAGTCTATGAAAGGGGGCGTGACGTAGAGCAAACACCTCTGGAGGCTTggctcagcttcagctcctcggCCGTGGGCAGCATCTGATGTCTGTGGCTGGGGAGGGAAGGGCAGGTGGAGGTCCATCCAGGCTACGTAGGCGTAGACACCAGTCCGGCTGGGCCATGCCCCAGGGCCTGTCCTATCACTGATGTCTCCAGAGGTTTGAACCCCACGTTATCCAGAGGGATTCCAAAGGCAATGAGCTTGGCTTCATACGTTCGCAGCAAGTCATTGTGTGCCTGCAGGAAAAGAAAGGCAAGGGAAGGTTGGCCCTGGGGAACACATCATGGTCCTGTTTGTATGACTATTGCTGACTTGtggcttttcctttttaattttttaaaaacattttctctgtTCCCAGTGGCTCTCCCAACCCTACCTACCTATGAGAAACCCTCCCTTATAACAAGTAAGTCCcaggaaaaatcaaaataaaaaaaaaaaaacggccTCGCTCTCTCCCAGGCTAGAGGCAGGTTTCATCATTAGCCCTCTAGAGTTACTACTGCCAAGTCTGCACACATCACTTAGGAAGTCTTTCATGGTTTTCTTTTCCACTATTGGGGTCAGCACATAAATCGTTCTCCTAACTTTAAGGCATCAGTTCACacagtctttccaagtttctctgaattctccatattcatcatttcttactgaaTCAATATTCcttctcttgttttatttttcccttaacaAAGATGTATCTTCTCTTCATCTCACTccaccctcattttaaagaaagaccaaaaaaccccaaaacctttGTGTTTCAAAGATAGGCAAAGAGGTTTGAATGAGGGACATGAAAGAATCAAGTGTTTATGAAACTGAGCCAGAGCTCGGGGAAGGAAGCAACTagagagcagagccaggaaaagaaGGGGGCATGTGGGAGGGATCTGCTAGAGAATGAGCCAGCGGGTGCACCCCTAACTCTGGTGGGCCCAAAGGCTGAAACAAAGCACCTTGTCTATTGACTTCCAGACCTTCAAGGGTCTGAGATCCCGTCAGTGGGGACAAGACCCATTACCAATGCAGACTGCAAGCCCCCTAACCAACCAGTGCCAAAACGAGCCTCTGATTTATCCAGGCTGGTCCTTGAACATCAGACATCCTTGTCCATCACCAGGTCTTTAAACAGAGACTTTCTTACTCTGAGTTTCATGAAGTTCATCGGCAAAGAACCCAGAGTCACCCCTGATCCGTGATGAGGGCACTGGAATGGGATCTGGTGCACATGTGAACACACCAAGTCCTTTACATTAAGTGTCACACAGACAGAGTGACAAGAGCCAGAGTGGAGATGCTGTCTCTGCCAGTGTTTACCCCAAAAGAATTATACATTTAACCTTAACTAAGTTACTACTCTGGTACAGCTGCTGTCCCCCAGCACAGCTGCCTGTAGACAATATCATGTGCCTGGCATTCCAGGGCCTGAGTCAGTGACTGCCGAATAGCAGAGAGTTAAAAGAACAGGGGGCCAAATGTCAAGGGTTAAAAGGAGTTGAGCAGCTGCATCTGGTTATTTTAAGTCTACAGCAACAATTCCTAAGTGTGATAGGGGAGGAAACAGTCCCCAATTTGGATAAGAGATAAGGGACAGAGAGAACAAGCAGGGCCTGAGGTAGcaaggaagagaataaagagtGACAAGAATGAAAGGATAAAGTGTGATCTTAAAAGGATGAAATTAAAGAATAATGACTGGGTAAAGATTTAAAGAGCacattcaaaagaaaaaccaaaggcTAAAGGTCAACTGGGGCAGTCAGAGTTAAGACCACAGTCCTGAAAACACTAAAGGTATAGCCATCCTGACTATGAGGCAGGTGAAGAAGAAAAACTGATAGAGCAGCAGAAGAAAACCTAGAAATGTAAGGCAGATGCAAAGAtgctaaataataaataacatccCAAACCAGTGACTGAGATGAGACAGAGTGAAATCTCCTGAGGGAGATGATAAGCCATAAGCACGTTTGTGGGATGACCCAGgatcatttttcaaattattaccAAAAACCATCTCTGTACATCAGCAGTGCTAGATGCTTGGAGGTGAAGACTAATCAATAAATATCACCCAATTCAATCCAAAAACCAAAGAAAAAGTCCATTCCTGGTTAATCTCTTTTAGAGAAATGGCCTCTAAAAGCCTGCTCCCTATGGGTGAGATCTAGTAAAACTGGTCCCCACTCATCCTACCCCTGCCCCCATGAGCTCAACTCCTCCCCAGGAGAGCAGGTAAATGTCATTTAACTGTTTTAGTAAGTGCGTCCCACACCCCCTAGGAAGGAAAAATGGTCACAGGATATGGAGGTGAAAGGGACCCATAGGAGTTGCATGGTCTAGAAAAGGAGATTGTGGTCCAATGGGTCATAGGACTTGGCTGATGTCCCACAGCCCAAGAATTTGCATCTAGGCctgctgattccaaatccaagtcaaagaacatcaataaaacatgGTTTGGGAAAGAATGTAAAGACAGGAAACATTCTCCATGCCACTATGTTGAAAGATAAACCCTCAGGGCTCTCCATAGGCACAAATGGCTCTCATGTTACCACATCAAACCTAGCAGTGATTTTGGATAAAACTAGGAAGCAAGTTTGGGAAATGTAGTGGTGCCAAAGAGAGGGACTGCCTTTTCACACTGTCAGCAACCATTTcccataccctcattttcctccAAACCTCCCCCTTAGCCAGTCCCAATCTTACCTTGCAAACCCGGGCAAGTTCATATTGCAGCTCCTTGATAGCATTATTTTTAGATTCCAGAACATCCTGAAGAGGGAAATCAAATAGGTTGGCTATAAGACTTGAGTCAAGTTGAGAGCCAATGAGCCCCAAATATACTGTGGTTGGTCCTAGAACTCCTAGACAGGCACTAAAGAGAGGACCTCAAACATGGGCAGGCAGTGAAGACATCAGGGGAATGCCCAGGAAGGCTCTGAACACCGGCCTCACAGCTTCTGTAACTGAGTTCAGCTGGGGTAAGAGTGAAGGTGGGGAGAGGGGTCTTTCTTCCCCTAGAGAGAATGGAACTTGCTTCACACTCTTATTCCCCTCTGGAAGAGGGATGTGAATGTGCCCTACATATATCAGCACTCGCTGGTCTAATGCTATTTCTGACAGCGTTCTTTAGCTAATTAGCCCTTCAGGGCTCTTCTCTCTGACAGAGTGAGAAAAGGTCCCTGGCTATGAGAAGATGTGAAGAACCGGGTGGGTTCTAGGCACTGTTCTACCACTGAAtacttgggtgaccttggacaaatcatttgactttCGTATGTCTCAAAATGCCTCTTCTGTCAAATAAGAATAAGACAACAACATGTTTCCTAAAGGGAGAGGACAAATCAGTTAATCCCTTGGGAAACCTCCTTCCTCTTAGGGGTAGGATTCCAGGTTTTCCAAGCAGAGCTTCCAGAGGAGGTTCTCTGCCCCAGCATACAGGACACTTTCTGCAGTAAGTTGTAGAGATATCAGTGAATTTGTCATTGAGTCgtgtcagtcatgtctgactcttcatgaccccattaggactttcttggcaaaggtactggagtggtttgcaatttccttctccagctcattttgtggattgggaaactgaggcaaacagagttaagtgacttgcccagagtcacacacttagtaagagtctgaagccagacttgaactcaggtatacctgactccaggcctggtgctctatccattaagccatctCGCTGCCCCATTACTAACTGACTAGGAGTAAAAGATATGAATCCATTTAAGACGAGTTTTG is from Gracilinanus agilis isolate LMUSP501 chromosome 2, AgileGrace, whole genome shotgun sequence and encodes:
- the LOC123234593 gene encoding 5-hydroxyisourate hydrolase-like isoform X1, whose product is MSAQRLHLVQQHLCPRERGGMEAVSSPLTTHVLDTASGLPARGLCLRLFRLGDSNQQWTELRKSYTNADGRCPGLLTPDQMKAGTYKLFFDTEGYWNKMGQTSFYPYVEVVFSITNEAQKFHVPLLLSPFSYTTYRGS
- the LOC123234593 gene encoding 5-hydroxyisourate hydrolase-like isoform X2 — its product is MEAVSSPLTTHVLDTASGLPARGLCLRLFRLGDSNQQWTELRKSYTNADGRCPGLLTPDQMKAGTYKLFFDTEGYWNKMGQTSFYPYVEVVFSITNEAQKFHVPLLLSPFSYTTYRGS